In Paramisgurnus dabryanus chromosome 14, PD_genome_1.1, whole genome shotgun sequence, one genomic interval encodes:
- the dnajc16l gene encoding dnaJ homolog subfamily C member 16: MGGWSAFVSCVWMILLLALLGDSLASAPEFDPYKVLGVSRHASQAEIKKVYKRLAREWHPDKNKNPGAEDMFIKITKSYEILSNEERRANYDRFGQMDDNQNFAQAPQGFRHFHNSFYFDESFFNFPRTSRDFTDSKHLLRYNQYMNEVVPDSFKRPYLIKITSEWCFTCIHIEPIWKDTVQDLEPLGVGIGVVDIGYERQLANHLGAHRTPSILGVINGKVTFFQYAVAREYLKQFVESLLPQKLVEKLTDSNYVEFLNAWHEENKPSVLMFDVASTVPFLYKLTAFAYKDYVRFGYVDMGLTETSQVIQRFNINTYAPTMLLFKENTEKPADVIQARGMKKQIIDEFVSNNRFLLVPRLVNQKLFDELCPVKQFHRRRKYCVLLITGEGEQFVSVNEAFFNFASSNTKDVLRFAYVYQKQQQPLCDALLKRDDTTPPQVIILERRSSTGRAMYRTVTGGWNGSDDDKLRLHEQLDILQRDPSYLTHDAMLPELNNEFASMFLIRWMNTAYDFLAQFYYDLLYSNWREMMPVLSLIFSALFILFGTVIIQAFSDSGEDKPAKQKPTESPKTAKDSPGTESASSRPPKKNFVEVTELTDVTYISNLVRLKPGHINVVLILTDSSKQVLLRKFAKEVYSFSGSQTLHYSFLNLDKHSQWMDLLMESSPDARPPDCSDEEEDAVPYKQDYTGHVLALNGHKKYFCMFRPVFTGEEAEHSRSSDEDGQSKGSRSRSSSRQKTKTLEIHHKLDRLGLWMERLMEGTLPRHYVPAWPCLDNITP; the protein is encoded by the exons ATGGGAGGTTGGAGTGCATTTGTGTCCTGTGTGTGGATGATTCTTCTGCTGGCTCTGCTTGGAGATTCTCTGGCATCTGCACCTGAGTTTGATCCATATAAGGTTCTTGGAGTATCCAGACATGCAAGTCAGGCTGAAATCAAAAAGGTTTACAAGAGGCTTGCAAGGGAATG GCATCCAGACAAGAACAAAAATCCAGGAGCGGAGGATATGTTTATCAAGATCACCAAATCTTACGAA ATCCTGTCTAATGAGGAGAGAAGGGCAAACTACGACCGCTTCGGTCAAATGGATGACAATCAAAACTTCGCCCAAGCACCGCAGGGCTTCAGGCACTTTCACAACAGTTTCTACTTCGATGAATCGTTCTTTAACTTTCCTCGGACGAGTCGAGATTTTACAGACAGCAAGCACCTCCTTCGCTACAACCAATACATGAATGAAGTTGTGCCAGATAGTTTCAAGAGACCTTACCTGATCAAGATCACCTCAGAATGGTGCTTCACCTGCATTCACATCGAGCCTATTTGGAAGGACACTGTGCAAGATCTAGAGCCACTAG GGGTTGGTATTGGTGTAGTAGACATTGGATATGAGAGACAGCTGGCCAATCATCTTGGAGCCCACCGCACGCCTTCAATTCTAGGTGTAATAAATGGCAAAGTCACTTTCTTCCAATACGCTGTGGCCAGGGAATACTTGAAACAGTTTGTGGAAAGCCTACTACCCCAGAAGCTGGTAGAGAAG TTGACTGATAGCAACTACGTGGAGTTTTTAAATGCCTGGCATGAAGAGAATAAACCAAGTGTGTTGATGTTTGATGTAGCTTCTACTGTTCCCTTTTTATACAAG CTCACCGCCTTTGCATATAAAGACTATGTGAGGTTCGGCTATGTAGATATGGGCCTGACTGAGACCTCCCAGGTGATACAGAGGTTTAACATTAACACGTATGCACCCACCATGCTCCTCTTCAAAGAGAACACAGAGAAACCTGCAGACGTCATTCAG GCTCGAGGAATGAAGAAACAGATCATTGATGAGTTTGTGTCCAACAATCGGTTCCTGCTCGTGCCGCGATTGGTTAATCAGAAACTCTTTGATGAGCTGTGTCCAGTTAAACAGTTCCACCGGCGCAGGAA ATACTGTGTTCTTCTCATCACTGGAGAAGGAGAGCAGTTCGTATCGGTGAACGAGGCTTTCTTCAACTTCGCTTCTTCTAACACTAAAGACGTTTTGAGGTTTGCTTATGTTTATCAAAAACAACAGCAGCCTCTGTGTGACGCACTGCTCAAAAGAGACGACACAACACCTCCACAG GTTATTATCTTGGAGAGGCGGAGCTCTACAGGGAGGGCGATGTATCGGACCGTGACCGGCGGATGGAACGGAAGTGATGACGATAAGCTCCGCCTCCACGAGCAGCTTGATATTCTGCAGAGAGATCCTTCCTACCTTACCCATGATGCAATGCTTCCTGAACTGAATAATGAGTTTGCTTCT ATGTTTCTAATTCGGTGGATGAACACAGCATATGATTTTCTCGCCCAGTTTTATTATGATCTTCTCTATTCAAACTG GCGTGAAATGATGCCTGTGTTATCTCTGATCTTCTCGGCTCTTTTCATCTTATTTGGGACTGTCATCATTCAGGCCTTCAG TGACTCTGGCGAAGACAAACCAGCCAAACAAAAGCCCACTGAATCACCAAAGACAGCAAAGGACTCTCCAGGAACAGAAAGCGCTTCCAG TCGTCCACCCAAGAAGAACTTTGTTGAAGTGACCGAGTTAACAGATGTTACATACATAAGTAACCTGGTCAGGTTAAAGCCTGGTCACATCAACGTGGTGTTGATCCTCACCGATTCTTCGAAACAAGTGCTACTTAGGAAGTTCGCCAAAGAGGTCTACTCGTTCTCAGG GTCTCAAACGCTCCACTACTCTTTCCTAAACTTGGACAAACACAGCCAGTGGATGGATTTGCTCATGGAGTCGTCTCCTGACGCCCGTCCACCAGACTGCTCGGATGAAGAAGAAGACGCCGTCCCCTACAAACAAGACTACACCGGCCACGTGCTTGCTCTCAACGGCCACAAGAAATACTTCTGCATGTTTAGACCCGTGTTCACAGGGGAAGAAGCCGAACACAGCAGGTCATCCGACGAAGACGGGCAGAGCAAAGGCTCTCGGTCGCGGTCAAGTTCCCGGCAGAAGACCAAGACTCTGGAGATCCACCACAAACTGGACAGACTGGGTTTGTGGATGGAGAGGCTTATGGAGGGAACTCTTCCTAGGCATTATGTTCCAGCCTGGCCTTGTCTGGACAACATCACGCCATAG
- the cdab gene encoding cytidine deaminase b, giving the protein MSDVENRKTNKLSSRSAEPQTTRLTQSNMSDLKIRHAARRETAKLNAQLSGVKELIGQSLDAKKFAYCPYSKFRVGAALLTHDGTVFTGCNVENACFNLGICAERVAISKAVSEGFRDFKAIAIASDMSDHFISPCGGCRQFMREFGTTWDVYLSKPDGSYVEMRVEELLPASFGPDDLKVKKIKVLNEV; this is encoded by the exons ATGTCAGATGTGGAAAATcgcaaaacaaacaaactgtcAAGCAGGTCTGCAGAGCCTCAGACAACACGACTGACGCAAAGCAACATGAGCGACCTGAAGATCAGACATGCGGCGAGACGTGAAACGGCTAAGTTAAATGCGCAGCTATCGGGGGTTAAAGAGTTGATTGGACAATCTCTAGATGCCAAAAAGTTTGCCTACTGTCCCTACAGCAAGTTCAGAGTTGGGGCGGCTCTTCTGACACACGACGGGACGGTTTTTACAG GCTGTAATGTGGAAAACGCTTGCTTCAACTTAGGAATCTGTGCAGAGAGAGTCGCCATTTCAAAAGCTGTATCAGAGGGATTTAGAGATTTCAAAGCCATCGCAATTGCAAG TGATATGAGCGACCACTTTATTTCTCCTTGTGGTGGCTGCAGGCAGTTCATGAGAGAG TTTGGTACTACCTGGGACGTGTATTTGTCCAAACCTGATGGCTCTTATGTGGAAATGAGAGTTGAGGAATTACTGCCCGCGTCTTTCGGACCAGACGACTTAAAAGTGAAGAAAATTAAGGTTTTAAATGAAGTCTGA